The genomic DNA acctccaccccCACCCACTCCTCCCCTTACAACCACCACACAAAGAACAACCACGGTCGCTCAACTGACTGCCACTCCAACCACCCCAACCATGACTCTACCGTTTGTGAAACAAAAGATCGTCTGGCTAAATGGCCGAAAGTATATCCGGGTGAATGGTCGACTGAAACCTTACCATTTGTTCAGGAGTCGACTCTTTTCAACATGGGGACCTAGTTGTGCCCAAGCAGCCCGAGCACCATCGCATATGCCCATATGccagaaatattttggcctcaaatggAGACAACTTGTCTTGCGTTGGCTTCTCAGGAAGCAAAACACAGAGAGGAAAGAACTGAGACGTCGGGAACTTGTGACTAAGAAACGAATAAGCGACAGACAAATCAGGAAGAGGCGCAACGAGCTCATTGCACAAAAGCAAAGACAACAAACCTACCAGAACAGTCCAGAACTCGTTCAATATGAACGAGGGTCTGACTTTGTCGAGAACAATGACGAGTATGACGAATACAGggttttttcaaatgaactcGAGACAGAAACAGAGAATGATCAAGAGCTTGGCATCGGTTTGGGAGGGACCAGAAGGGACCAAACAAATGGCAAAGTCATCGGTAATGTCAATCCTGGTGGTTTAATTGGTATAATCGGAGGTCGCGGTATTGGAGTTAGTGGCCAAAGGGGCAGAGGTGTAGGAATTGGGATCGGACGGCGCCGTTTTACAGGGCAATCAAGCACCTTTATTACCGGCGAAAATGGAGGGCGTAACTTTTATCCTGGCACAATTCGCAATAATGCATGGGTTACCAATCGCAATTTACTCCCAGCGAGTAGATTGCTTACATCACCCACTGCAGGTGAGACCTCATCTCTTAAAACACgctgatattttcaatttagacTATACCTGTTTGATGTATGCGATTGCAATGCTTCCCTTCTGTTTTCCTTATTATCCAACAGGTGAAGAAGCGATTTACCAAAACAACTTTTATCAAGAGGGTAATGGAGAAGGACAGTTCTTACCAAACCACGAATATGAGACATTGGTTAAACAGAAACTTCATGAAGAGCCTTCAGAGGACCCACCAGAAGAGGTTACGCAGAAGGATCCCAATAAAGTCACGCAACAAGTCACCAAGGGAGTGCAAGTGACAGTAGAGGAACGGCCATCGGGCGgacaagatgatgaaaagaaagaaacaagagagagcgagaatGGGAACATTCAGGCTGAAAGGGTGACCATGCAGcgaattgaaaatattgagaAACGCATGGATCGAATGCTAGCTCAGTCCAAAAAGGAAGATTGAAAACAACAAACTCGCGGAAGATGTGCTATAAAACTTCGTACTTTATTCATTTGAAGGTTAGGTCTATAACATCGTTCTAAATATATTTATTGGGAAATTTCGACAGCATGGCAAACCAAGTTAAACTTGATAGTTGATTGCTTGTTTCATGGCTTCTGAGCTGAGTGAATGGGTACGTGAGTCAAAGGTGGCGGGGTCTCGGTTCGAGCCAGACCCTCAAAGCACACTGGGTTGGTTAGTAAGCATTACTGCTCTTCATTTAGCAAGTACCTCCGTCtcgttccaaaacattggcaGCATCGAATCTACCCATGCCCCGGAGGACGTTGCTTAAATTTGACATGGCCAAAAGTTCTCGGTTGCGGGCCTCCCAAAGGTTTAAGATGGCCTCGGTGGGACTTGGTCGCGTGGCAAAGTATGTCACGTACCGGTGAACGTTGAGTCTCTCGGCGAGCAAGCGCCAATCAGTTCCTTGTTGATTGGGGGGATCCAATAGGTTCGAGAGCATTTGAATCAGAGCTTGGGATAATCGAAATTTGTTGGTGGAGAGCTGCTCATGGGGCAAAGTTGCCGGAGGTTGAGGGGGTGGGATGCTCCTCTGGCTGAGATCACAATTGATTTTAAGTAGAGACTTGGAGGTCACGTGCCTCTGGGAGATGCCAATGGTGGCGTGAAGCTTGGTCCGGTTCGACCCAGAGCGGCACCGAAATGTGAAAGAGCAATGTAGACTAGGATTGCAAGAGTTCCAAATGTGATGGAACGGAACTTCAAGGTAGTCGGCTCCCTTCTGGCAAATCCAGTTCGAGCTGAGGCCCTCAATTTTCAAACACAGAGGCTCGCCACCATCCTGAAGTAGCACGGACAGTGGACTATCGAGGAGTCGGCCATTGTAACGCCTCTCGGCTTCCGTGACATAATTAAGCGCGTCATCCGTGTCAGGGAGGCAATAGATCCTAATTGTCAGGTCGGATGCCGGGAATCCCTCTTGGGCAAAGGAAGCCAATCGCAGACCTTTCATGGCTGGCCCAGACTTGGCCGACTCCCCCGTCACAGTCATGGCACTTAAATGGTCGGTCATGATGTGGCACATATTCAAGTCCAGTTGAGCATACACTGGGGTGTTGATAGTCTCTTGGCCAAGCGTCACGATTTTATGCCATCCGGGGCTGGAAATCTCCTGATTGAAATCATTGTTCTGCAACACCGACACCGACCAGTTCCCATGACGTAGAGAAGCACTATGGGGCAGACTCAAAATCACCGGTTTCTTTAACTTGTTGGAGACGTCCTTTGGCCCACAAATGACCAAAGGTGCCAGAAGAGTCTCGCGCCCCAGCAATTGAGGGTGTTGCACATTATGAATCACTGACAGATACAGATCCACAGTTTGTCCAGGTGGGAGAGCTCCCGGGGGAACCGTCAGGAAGACATTTGAATCTGGTAGTGAGACTCGTGCCCCATTGTGGCCCACATTGGCCCAAGTGGTGAACTTTGGATCACTCGAGGAAGGGAGTGGGGTGGACGCCAGGGGAAATGAGATGCTCCTCTTCCCTTCGAAAGTAGCTGTGGATTGAGGACTTCGgcctaaaaaaaaaagacgaaacGGGGGAGAACATCCATTAATCTCTCAAATCTCGAAGGTAACATTGGGTCGAGCTGGCGGGTTAATGGTCCAAACAATAATTTACCTTTCCCATGAGAACTGCTTCCGGTGGTTGAAGTACTGGCCTCTGAGCGGGTGGGCTTGCCAATACTGTCTGCGGGGCTCTGATTCGGGGGAAACACGACCATGGGCTGCTCATAGTGATGCTCACTCACTGGTCGAACAAACCCTGATTTGGAGTGATTGGAGTTACTATCCGGATAGCTGTACTCATAGCACACGGTGGTGGGCGTGATGGCTCCTCCGGCTCCAATGGTAGCACCGACGATGTCTGGGGAATAGCCCAAACTGGCCGTTTTTTTGCTCTCATCCGACCCATAACCGTAATCTGTAACAATAACGATTACCATAATCATGACTCAGATCGTAAAATGCTACTAACCGGGATAATATACAAATGTGCCAGGAAAAGGATTGAAATATTCGCAGAATCAAATGTTGACGTTGTTGCGCCCATCAATCATGTTCAAGCTTGGGGGAGAAACTTTTCCCAAACATCATGATGGGCCGCCGACAACATACATAGTCGAACCACACGGTGGCGGGTGGCCTGCAATTCCGACTTTGGAAGTTGGCCGCCTACTCTCAACTTCAGAGCGAGTTGAGAGTTGCACGAAATTCAGTCGAATTGCTACTTCAACTGTTTGACTGTGCTTCACACAACACCCGCCCACCCATCATCCATCTACTCATCCATATTCCCTTTAGCCTTCTCATTCCAAGTTGGATATTAC from Tigriopus californicus strain San Diego chromosome 1, Tcal_SD_v2.1, whole genome shotgun sequence includes the following:
- the LOC131882848 gene encoding netrin receptor UNC5C-like gives rise to the protein MKAFVVFILLAFWCCGFVLESVSGEARRRPGRKKGSKNEFSDYDQDDLIPIPDHMLKNGEVHYDDVDEGNDVDYIDHRVVSDKDDSSPHVSTEASSQSFGDGSLLPSVLPSTNLTQSALPIFLKEPLDTFVTKSQTAEVHCRVAHALSVHFQCNSVQEKPTRLEHHVEPETGVRYIEATLKINRDQVEEFFGDFHCACMAVSGKGPKISRHALITYAYLRKQFETPPYSQQVAVGSSVQMRCLPPKGKPTPTVYWLRGDRRIDPDKDKNFLLSGDNHLIVVSAQTGDSGNYTCAAENIASTRYSDPATLTVFADGTWSLWSSWSSCSTPCGKGSQKRTRSCKVPKSGGQPCEGPPVQKRSCGSPCNGQIDGNWAQWSSWSSCSPECFQHRRRTCSNPAPSANGRYCDGLDLESRNCSNGFCQSDRKLVVYGQVTDAPPDVSSAQAQFDSNVVIYISCTVAILVFILLILIAIKVIRRKSPNPNGYTLTSTDYGYGSDESKKTASLGYSPDIVGATIGAGGAITPTTVCYEYSYPDSNSNHSKSGFVRPVSEHHYEQPMVVFPPNQSPADSIGKPTRSEASTSTTGSSSHGKGRSPQSTATFEGKRSISFPLASTPLPSSSDPKFTTWANVGHNGARVSLPDSNVFLTVPPGALPPGQTVDLYLSVIHNVQHPQLLGRETLLAPLVICGPKDVSNKLKKPVILSLPHSASLRHGNWSVSVLQNNDFNQEISSPGWHKIVTLGQETINTPVYAQLDLNMCHIMTDHLSAMTVTGESAKSGPAMKGLRLASFAQEGFPASDLTIRIYCLPDTDDALNYVTEAERRYNGRLLDSPLSVLLQDGGEPLCLKIEGLSSNWICQKGADYLEVPFHHIWNSCNPSLHCSFTFRCRSGSNRTKLHATIGISQRHVTSKSLLKINCDLSQRSIPPPQPPATLPHEQLSTNKFRLSQALIQMLSNLLDPPNQQGTDWRLLAERLNVHRYVTYFATRPSPTEAILNLWEARNRELLAMSNLSNVLRGMGRFDAANVLERDGGTC